The proteins below come from a single Zea mays cultivar B73 chromosome 8, Zm-B73-REFERENCE-NAM-5.0, whole genome shotgun sequence genomic window:
- the LOC115072893 gene encoding uncharacterized protein LOC115072893, whose translation MGRRKVSMGIIPNRRLRISTFGKRKEGLKKKANELAVLCGVEVALVAAPADGDGGAADVWESKEGVLARYRELDPEVRARHTFREYLYAELSKEEAKLARVTQAGPDGLDCWDKALDGVDTVEEAQKLLETIDAAIRDADDRRRALGLPVDDDDDEDGGAGIVLEGIAPLSSAAVEDGYLLDAFGGNGDANDRAMATWGNNGFQEPCSAANMQYGFQQFSSSSNGATVGYDYDLQMVLDMYNNGGPATGAYYYQTRDAGTMQDGYGFPCASTSARYFGMPSAYQMQPVVGSGAAEPILGMSSAGEPCHAMVPVPVEYPSAHTSLNYVDTQATHGVHGSGGTSFAMETRGSFINAPPAFSVATSTGGGGGNFVSAPPAAPSQTMGGTVDDYTRAQPLPMSRGTVDDFTRAQPLRMSYGDDMTIAGTYAMQSGIEEVHYLSDLADSQLNLWGN comes from the coding sequence ATGGGCCGCCGCAAGGTTTCCATGGGGATCATCCCGAACCGGCGCCTGCGAATCTCCACGTTCGGCAAGCGGAAGGAGGGGCTCAAGAAGAAGGCGAACGAACTCGCCGTGCTCTGCGGCGTCGAGGTCGCGCTCGTCGCGGCCCCGGCGGACGGCGATGGCGGCGCGGCGGACGTGTGGGAGTCCAAGGAGGGCGTGCTGGCCCGGTACCGGGAGCTCGACCCGGAGGTGCGCGCGCGGCACACGTTCCGGGAGTACCTCTACGCCGAGCTGAGCAAGGAGGAGGCCAAGCTCGCCCGCGTGACCCAGGCCGGGCCCGACGGCCTCGACTGCTGGGACAAGGCGCTGGACGGCGTCGACACCGTGGAGGAGGCGCAGAAGCTGCTCGAGACCATCGACGCCGCCATACGGGACGCGGACGACAGGAGGAGGGCGCTGGGCTTGCcggtcgacgacgacgacgacgaggacgGCGGCGCTGGGATCGTGCTCGAGGGGATCGCCCCGCTCAGCTCTGCAGCCGTCGAGGACGGCTACCTGCTGGACGCGTTCGGCGGCAACGGCGACGCCAACGACCGGGCCATGGCCACGTGGGGCAATAACGGCTTCCAGGAGCCGTGCAGCGCCGCCAACATGCAGTACGGCTTCCAgcaattcagcagcagcagcaacgggGCCACGGTGGGCTACGACTACGACCTGCAGATGGTGCTGGACATGTACAACAACGGCGGCCCCGCCACGGGCGCCTACTACTACCAGACGCGCGATGCGGGCACAATGCAGGACGGCTACGGCTTCCCGTGCGCAAGCACCAGTGCCAGGTACTTCGGCATGCCTTCTGCCTACCAGATGCAGCCGGTGGTCGGCAGTGGCGCTGCCGAGCCCATTCTGGGCATGTCGAGCGCCGGCGAGCCATGCCACGCCATGGTACCCGTGCCAGTGGAGTACCCCTCAGCCCACACTAGCCTCAACTACGTGGACACGCAGGCGACACACGGTGTCCACGGCAGTGGTGGCACGTCCTTCGCTATGGAAACTAGAGGTAGCTTCATCAACGCACCACCAGCCTTCTCTGTCGCCACGAGCACCGGTGGTGGCGGCGGCAACTTCGTAAGCGCGCCACCAGCAGCACCCTCCCAAACAATGGGCGGCACCGTCGACGACTACACGCGAGCCCAACCCCTCCCTATGAGCCGCGGCACCGTCGACGACTTCACGCGAGCCCAGCCCCTCCGCATGAGCTACGGGGACGATATGACAATTGCCGGCACGTACGCGATGCAGTCCGGCATCGAGGAAGTGCATTACCTCAGTGACCTAGCGGACAGTCAGCTGAACCTATGGGGAAACTAA
- the LOC103635125 gene encoding uncharacterized protein isoform X2, producing MIHLVYHIMASSMNGLSVGDSVPDNIMGSPMRVENASCIRDEMSMQYSPMSEESDDYRYYDTQVNTNGNQTDVLGNPSTSLISSAHRFQRPHTWFSSASPYPLPSCSLPAVICSPARRGCGTEQEGWIPSSPNDMCYGGDLRRTALLRSVQMKVQSPHPCDVHEREQGRSNVHADELQQDQKEAVGVQLDQRPLSCPKSTQDAKCQSSIH from the exons ATAATGGCATCCAGCATGAATGGCTTGTCCGTTGGAGATTCAGTTCCTGACAATATCATGGGGTCCCCAATGAGAGTGGAGAATGCTTCTTGCATTAG GGATGAGATGAGTATGCAGTACTCACCTATGTCAGAAGAGTCAGATGATTATAGGTACTATGACACTCAAGTAAACACCAATGGGAATCAAACAGATGTACTGGGTAATCCCTCAACTAGTCTAATCTCATCTGCACACCGTTTTCAGAGGCCACACACTTGGTTCTCTTCTGCAAGTCCATACCCTCTCCCAAGCTGCTCCCTCCCAGCAGTGATCTGCTCCCCTGCTCGCCGTGGTTGTGGCACTGAACAGGAAGGCTGGATCCCATCCTCACCTAATGACATGTGCTATGGTGGAGATCTGAGACGAACCGCACTTCTGAGGTCAGTTCAAATGAAGGTGCAGAGCCCCCATCCATGTGATGTGCATGAACGAGAACAAGGGCGTTCTAATGTACATGCTGACGAGCTTCAACAGGATCAGAAAGAAGCTGTGGGTGTACAGCTGGACCAAAGGCCTCTCTCTTGTCCAAAGTCAACCCAGGATGCTAAGTGCCAGAGCTCTATACACTGA